A window from Cherax quadricarinatus isolate ZL_2023a chromosome 72, ASM3850222v1, whole genome shotgun sequence encodes these proteins:
- the LOC128701460 gene encoding cuticle protein 19-like, producing MSHPQSHPTYTSPTPTYGVPGPQAPARYDFNWTVKDDQSGNDYGQQESRDGDNTHGSYHVLLPDGRVETVVYTVNGDSGYVAEVTYQGQAQHPTHQTYTPVPVYG from the exons ATGTCCCACCCTCAGTCTCATCCCACCTATACGTCACCTACCCCAACATACGGCGTTCCTGGTCCTCAG GCTCCTGCTCGGTACGATTTCAATTGGACCGTCAAAGATGACCAGTCTGGTAACGACTACGGTCAGCAAGAGTCTCGTGACGGCGACAACACCCATGGCTCTTATCACGTGCTTCTTCCCGATGGTCGTGTTGAAACTGTAGTCTACACTGTTAACGGTGACTCTGGCTACGTGGCTGAAGTGACTTACCAGGGCCAGGCCCAGCACCCAACACACCAGACCTACACTCCAGTTCCTGTCTATGGTTAA
- the LOC138854840 gene encoding pro-resilin-like, translated as MAYPESRPTYSPPKPIYGISGPQAPARYDFNWTVKDDQSGNDYGQQESRDGDNTHGSYQVLLPDGRVENVVYTVNGDSGYVAEVTYQSQAQYPTHQTYTPVPVYV; from the exons ATGGCCTACCCCGAATCTCGCCCCACCTATAGTCCGCCCAAACCTATATATGGCATCTCTGGTCCTCAG GCTCCTGCTCGGTACGACTTCAACTGGACCGTCAAAGACGACCAGTCAGGTAACGACTACGGTCAACAAGAGTCCCGTGACGGCGACAACACCCATGGCTCTTATCAGGTGCTTCTTCCCGATGGTCGTGTTGAAAATGTAGTCTACACTGTTAACGGTGACTCTGGCTACGTGGCTGAAGTGACTTACCAGAGCCAGGCCCAGTATCCAACACACCAGACCTACACACCGGTTCCTGTTTACGTTTAA